ACAGGCATAAGAAGATGCGGTAAGTCATACTTACTTTTAAAGATTTTTTATGAATATTTGTTAGCTAAAAATATTCAAAAAGAGCAAATAATTACAATGACTCTGGAAGATATTGAATTTTTAGAATACAGAAATCCTATAAGGCTAAATGAATATATTAAGTCTAAAATTACTGATGAAAATAAGAATTACTATGTAATTATTGATGAAATTCAGTACTGTGAAACAATTAAGAATCCATATTTAGAAAATGGTAATTATGATGTTAGTTTTATAGATGTTTTATTAAGCTTAGTAAAAATGACAAATGTAGATGTTTATATAACTGGGAGTAATTCAAAAATGCTTTCAACTGATGTGCTAACTCAATTTCGCGACAGGGGCGATGAAATAAGAGTAAATCCATTATCTTACAGTGAAATATATGACTTATTTGAAAACAAGCAACAAGCATTAGAGCACTATATGGTTTATGGTGGCTTGCCTGAAATATATGCCTGTAGTTCTGATGAAGAAAAAAGCAAATACTTAAAAGATGTTTTTACAAAAACATATATTAAAGACATTTTAGAAAGACATAATATATACAATGAAAAAGAAGTTTTAGAAATACTATTAAACTTTATTTCTTCTTCAATTGGCTCACTAACAAATCCAACTAAGTTATCAAACAGATTTTTATCAACTAAGAATATCAAAATAGGTTCAAATACTATTTAAAACTATTTAGACTACTTTTGTGAATCGTTCATTATTTCAAAAGCATATAGATATGACATAAAGGGCAGTTCTTATTTTCAAACACCATTAAAGTACTATTTTACTGATGTTGGATTAAGAAATGCTTGACTAAATTTCAAGCAAATTGATCCTTCGCACCTTATGGAAAACATTATTTATAATGAATTAATTAAAAGAGAGTTCAATGTTGATGTTGGCGTTGTGGAAAATAGAATAAAAGAAAATAATGTATTTAAGAAAAAGCAATTAGAAATTGACTTTGTTATTAACAAAGCTCACCAAAGATACTATATCCAATCTGCCTTAAATATAGATACAAATGAAAAACAGCAACAAGAAATAAGATCACTTATTAATGTTAACGATTCATTTAAAAAGATTGTTATTGTTAAAGATAAAATCGTCCCAAGACATGACGAAAATGGAATTTTATACATTGGACTAGAACAGTTTTTATTAGATGAAAATATTGTAAATTCTTTAATTTAATTACTTTTATTTTTATATACTAATGGAAACAAAAAATAAAATGACCAACTAACTTGTCTTTAGTTGGCTTTTTATTATTTAATTGCTTTGTTATTGATTATTTATTGCAGCTAACTTTGCATATATTTTTCTACTTTTGTACCTGTTTTATATCTTGTTCTGTCAAAATTAATGATGAGGATTTAATAGTAGTAAATAAATTATGTTTAATGGTTTTACACAATCTTATGTATGCTAATTAACAAGATTTTTGTGGTGAATGATCTCAATTTTTAAGCCTAAAATTAAAAAAAATACTAACGCTTGAGAACAGGAAAAGTTTGCCAATATTTACCAATTTGCATCTGAGGGAGGGACTCCCTCTACATCTATAAAAAAGTATTATGAGAACGGGACGATACCATTTATAAAGGTTGAAGACACAGTTAATAAATATATTGAAAATGGTAAATATTTTATAACTGAAAATGGATTAATCAACTCTTCTGCATGACTGGCACCAGAAAACAGCATAATTTTTACAAATGGGGCAACAATTGGCAATGTGGCTATAAATAAGATAAAAACGGCAACTAAGCAAGGAATTTTGGGAATAATACCAAAACAAAAATATGATGTGGAATTTATTTATTATCTATTGTCTTCTAAAAACTTTCAAAATGAAGTAAATAGAAAGATAACAATAGGAACCTTTGCCATGATCACTCTTTCTAATCTAGATAAAATAAAAGTCAATTTACCAAATTATGACATTGAAAGAGCCAAAATATCATCCCTATTTTCTCACCTAGACTCCCTAATCACCCTTCATCAGCGTAAGCTTTCTAGCTTAAAAAATCTTAAAAATAGACTGCTTGATAAGATGTTTTGTGATGAAAAATCTCAATTTCCAAGCATAAGATTCAAAGAATTTACTAACGCTTGAGAACAGTGGAAAATAGGTGATATGTTCTCTGTTGGTAGAGGATATGTTGTTCCAAAAAAGAATATTTACAGCAATAGGCAAGGTGAATACATATATCCAATTTATTCTTCTCAAACTGTTAATGATGGGTTATTGGGTTATTACAATAAATACTTAACAACCAACTCTATAACATGAACTACTGATGGTGCTAACGCCGGGACTGTATTTTACAGAAAAGGCTTATTTTATGCCACAAATGTATGCGGAATACTATCTCAAAAACAGTTCGAACCAAACATTTATTTAGCATTAGCGTTATCTAGAGTCAGTCATAAACATGTAACAAAAGTTGGCAATCCAAAATTAATGAATAATGCCATGGCGAATATTGACTTGCAAATAACATCAGATATAAAAGAACAATCAAAAATATCGTCCCTATTTTATCATCTAGACTCCCTAATCACCCTTCATCAGCGTGGGTAAAAATGAAAGGGGAAAATGAAAAAAACAGATATTTTACTGTACAAATATTTTCAAAATTGAATAAATGTTTACAAACGAGGTTCTATTAGAAAGGTTAGTTTCAAAAAATATGAACTAACTCTTGATTGAATAATAAAATTAGCACCAGACTTGAAAATTTGTGATCTTGATAGAGTAAGCTATCAACAAATTATAAATGAATATGCTGAATGTCATGAAAGGCAAACTACAATGGACTTTCACCATCATTTAAAAGGCTGTTTGCTTGATGCTTTTGATGAGGGCCTTTTAACTAAAGATCCAACAAGAAAGGTTGTAATAAAAGGCAAGGCTGCTAGGCCAAAAAAGATTAAATTTTTGAGTAATTTTGAACTACAACTTTTGCTCAAAGAGCTTAATTTACAGGACAAATTGAACTTTGACTGACTTATTTTCTTAATCGCTAAAACAGGGCTTAGATTTTCAGAGGCAGTTGCTCTTACACCTGATGATTTTGACTTTACAAAGCAGCTTTTAAATATTTCTAAAACTTGAAATTACAAGGAATTAGGCGGCTTTTTACCTACAAAAAATAAGTCTTCAGTTAGAAAAATTCAGCTAGACTGACAAACAATTTCTCGTTTTGCATCTTTAGTACAAGGGCTAGAAAAAAATAAACCAATTTTTGTCTTCAAAGAAAAGGTTTTTAATTCAACAATTAATGACATTTTAGCGCGTAGATGTAAAAAAGCTAAAATTCCAGCAGTTATTAGCATTCATGGACTAAGACATACACATGCATCTATTTTGTTATATGCAGGTGTATCAATAGCATCAGTAGCTAAAAGACTAGGTCACTCAAGCATGAATACAACTGAGCGAATCTATTTACATATAATAAATGAACTCGAAAATAAAGATATTGATCTAGTCATGAGATCAATATCTGCACTTAATTAATAAAAAGTATAGTTACCCACGTAATTGATGCTGCATTTGCAGCATTTTTATATAACTTTAAATTTTCTTTCTCTTTTCTTTAAAATAAAGTCTTTAATATATTTTTTAAATTGCCCTGGTTTAATGCTGTTTGCATTTGTAAGCTTTAATTTTTTAGCAATAATTAGCTTAATATCATTAGTAAGTTTGACATTACATAAATTTCCTAATCTACCATAGGCATTAACTGGTTCACTAGAATTAATTATTTCTTTTAACTTATCGGAATCAATATTCATTTCACTAGCAAAATTTTCAATATTTTCATTGTATTTTTTCTGAATTTTGGCAACAACACAGCTTTTAAAATCAAATTCATTGAATGAATCATAATTTTCTAATACTTCGTTGATACATTCTCTAGCTAATTCTTGGTGTTCCTTAGGATACTTATGAATATATTTTTTGTTTATTTCTTCTCAAGAATTTTGCACACTTGCATCAGTTTCATTATTAGCTTGATTATGGTAGCTACTTTTAATTTTTAAAAGTAGTGTATTTAGATATTCTTTATTGATAGTTATATTAATTGATGAATTATCTACATCAGCTAGTTCAAAAATCAAAGACTTTTCATCTTCATTTTCGACTGTAATCTTAAATTTAGAAAAATCGATGTCTTTTATTCTGGCATAAATTAGTTCATATTGATCTTTGGTTAAGTTCACTGAATCTTTATTTTCTTCTCAGTCAAAACCTAAAATCTGTGCTGGTGTTAGATTTTTTCTAATTTTTTGAAAATTAAATAAAAATGTTTTAAACTCATGCAAAGCTTCTTGATCATTTTCATCTATTTCCGCTACATCAGGCACTGATTCAAAGTTGCTAAAGCCTCATTTAGTAAAAACATTTTGTATGTTTCTAAATGATTCATTTATTTTAGAATAAAAGTTCTCAAGACTCTTAGGCAAGGCCATTCCTGGATCAATATCAACATATTCAGTTAAGGCTTCATGCATATTTCATCTCATTCTGCCAGGTTGTCTAAAAAATACAACATTGCCATAAGGCTTAGTGATTGGATTATAGTTTCTGTTAGTTCTAGAAATAGCTTGAATTAAGTGTTCAAAGTTCATTGTTTTATCAAAATAAACTGTGTTAATATATTTTGAATCATACCCAGTTAGTAACTGCTCAACAACAATTAATATGTCTAATTTAAATTCTTTATTTAAATTATTATGATTATATTTTCTAGCTAATCTATTTTGAATATCGACTTTAAAATTAGAATGGTTATTATTAAGATTATTTACATCAAATTTTGTGCCAAAGTCTTTATTGTATCTAGCAATTATTTGTTTAACTTTTTCAGATTTTATTAGTCCTTTTGAATAATTATCAGCATTTTCAGAGACATCTGTGGAAGGATCAAAAAGAGCAGTAAATTTGACCATTTGGCCTGTTTCACTGGTTTTTTGGATAAATATTTCATAGTACTCAATCGCATCTTGAATCTTGCTTGTTGCAAAAATAGCTGAGAAGTTATTATCAAGATTTTTTCTTTTTCAGTCTTTTAAGATTTCCGTTACAACTTGCTCTTTATAGTCTCTACTATTTTTAATTTTGTTATAAAGATTTTCTTCATAATTTAGCAACTCTTCATCTTTAGCATTTATTAAATTCTTAAGACTATTAAGCT
This sequence is a window from Mycoplasmopsis agalactiae PG2. Protein-coding genes within it:
- a CDS encoding ATP-binding protein; protein product: MQIKRDFYLNKLIEKMNNSRVKIITGIRRCGKSYLLLKIFYEYLLAKNIQKEQIITMTLEDIEFLEYRNPIRLNEYIKSKITDENKNYYVIIDEIQYCETIKNPYLENGNYDVSFIDVLLSLVKMTNVDVYITGSNSKMLSTDVLTQFRDRGDEIRVNPLSYSEIYDLFENKQQALEHYMVYGGLPEIYACSSDEEKSKYLKDVFTKTYIKDILERHNIYNEKEVLEILLNFISSSIGSLTNPTKLSNRFLSTKNIKIGSNTI
- a CDS encoding DUF4143 domain-containing protein, translated to MDYFCESFIISKAYRYDIKGSSYFQTPLKYYFTDVGLRNAWLNFKQIDPSHLMENIIYNELIKREFNVDVGVVENRIKENNVFKKKQLEIDFVINKAHQRYYIQSALNIDTNEKQQQEIRSLINVNDSFKKIVIVKDKIVPRHDENGILYIGLEQFLLDENIVNSLI
- a CDS encoding restriction endonuclease subunit S, which translates into the protein MISIFKPKIKKNTNAWEQEKFANIYQFASEGGTPSTSIKKYYENGTIPFIKVEDTVNKYIENGKYFITENGLINSSAWLAPENSIIFTNGATIGNVAINKIKTATKQGILGIIPKQKYDVEFIYYLLSSKNFQNEVNRKITIGTFAMITLSNLDKIKVNLPNYDIERAKISSLFSHLDSLITLHQRKLSSLKNLKNRLLDKMFCDEKSQFPSIRFKEFTNAWEQWKIGDMFSVGRGYVVPKKNIYSNRQGEYIYPIYSSQTVNDGLLGYYNKYLTTNSITWTTDGANAGTVFYRKGLFYATNVCGILSQKQFEPNIYLALALSRVSHKHVTKVGNPKLMNNAMANIDLQITSDIKEQSKISSLFYHLDSLITLHQRG
- a CDS encoding site-specific integrase; amino-acid sequence: MKKTDILLYKYFQNWINVYKRGSIRKVSFKKYELTLDWIIKLAPDLKICDLDRVSYQQIINEYAECHERQTTMDFHHHLKGCLLDAFDEGLLTKDPTRKVVIKGKAARPKKIKFLSNFELQLLLKELNLQDKLNFDWLIFLIAKTGLRFSEAVALTPDDFDFTKQLLNISKTWNYKELGGFLPTKNKSSVRKIQLDWQTISRFASLVQGLEKNKPIFVFKEKVFNSTINDILARRCKKAKIPAVISIHGLRHTHASILLYAGVSIASVAKRLGHSSMNTTERIYLHIINELENKDIDLVMRSISALN
- a CDS encoding type I restriction enzyme subunit R domain-containing protein, with the translated sequence MKQKLVITTIQKQSNIDKDSYAKQLEEIAKKRVVFIFDEAHRSTNGEMYKDIIENNPNAVVFGFTGTPIFEKNAKYGLTTESNFGPLLHKYTMKNGIEDKKVLGLSCDYKFIDKVLLPAINTIDSNENDSVFNSANAEIKLNSLKNLINAKDEELLNYEENLYNKIKNSRDYKEQVVTEILKDWKRKNLDNNFSAIFATSKIQDAIEYYEIFIQKTSETGQMVKFTALFDPSTDVSENADNYSKGLIKSEKVKQIIARYNKDFGTKFDVNNLNNNHSNFKVDIQNRLARKYNHNNLNKEFKLDILIVVEQLLTGYDSKYINTVYFDKTMNFEHLIQAISRTNRNYNPITKPYGNVVFFRQPGRMRWNMHEALTEYVDIDPGMALPKSLENFYSKINESFRNIQNVFTKWGFSNFESVPDVAEIDENDQEALHEFKTFLFNFQKIRKNLTPAQILGFDWEENKDSVNLTKDQYELIYARIKDIDFSKFKITVENEDEKSLIFELADVDNSSINITINKEYLNTLLLKIKSSYHNQANNETDASVQNSWEEINKKYIHKYPKEHQELARECINEVLENYDSFNEFDFKSCVVAKIQKKYNENIENFASEMNIDSDKLKEIINSSEPVNAYGRLGNLCNVKLTNDIKLIIAKKLKLTNANSIKPGQFKKYIKDFILKKRERKFKVI